From Streptomyces sp. NBC_01754, a single genomic window includes:
- the lhgO gene encoding L-2-hydroxyglutarate oxidase has protein sequence MRYVIVGAGIVGLAVARRLLLDRPGCEVTVLEKEAEVAVHQTGHNSGVVHAGLYYTPGSLKATLCRRGGSLLREYAAEHGIPYEEAGKLVVAADAEEERRLRPLYETARANQVPGLTLLGPDGLRDIEPEVRGRAALHSPHTAVIDFRRVALALAQDIRDLGGEVRTGRTVHGVRQDADGVLVTTGPGGTEPAGTGPGGTGLRADRLILCGGLHSDRLARLAGGSADPRIVPFRGEYYRLVPERAGLVRGLVYPVPDPRYPFLGVHLTRRVDGTVDVGPNALLSLAREGYRRRDLVPRDLAETLAWPGTLRMAGRHWKAGARQLPGALARGRFAAQARRYVPALEAADLRRAPAGVRAQAVGRDGTLIDDFRIETTGRVTAVRNAPSPAATSCLAIAEHITARLAGTLP, from the coding sequence ATGAGGTACGTGATCGTCGGCGCCGGCATCGTCGGACTGGCCGTGGCACGGCGCCTCCTGCTGGACCGGCCGGGCTGCGAGGTCACCGTCCTGGAGAAGGAGGCCGAGGTGGCCGTCCACCAGACCGGGCACAACAGCGGTGTGGTGCACGCGGGCCTCTACTACACACCGGGTTCGCTGAAGGCGACCCTGTGCCGACGTGGCGGGTCGCTGCTGCGCGAGTACGCCGCCGAGCACGGCATCCCGTACGAGGAGGCCGGCAAACTGGTGGTCGCCGCCGACGCGGAGGAGGAACGGCGGCTGCGCCCGCTGTACGAGACCGCCCGCGCCAACCAGGTGCCCGGACTCACCCTGCTGGGCCCGGACGGCCTGCGTGACATCGAGCCCGAGGTCCGGGGCCGGGCGGCGCTGCACTCCCCGCACACCGCCGTGATCGACTTCCGGCGCGTGGCCCTCGCCCTGGCACAGGACATCCGTGACCTGGGCGGCGAGGTACGCACCGGCCGGACCGTGCACGGCGTGCGCCAGGACGCCGACGGTGTGCTGGTGACCACCGGGCCGGGGGGCACGGAACCGGCCGGTACCGGACCGGGCGGCACCGGACTGCGGGCCGACCGGCTGATCCTCTGCGGCGGGCTGCACAGCGACCGCCTCGCCCGTCTGGCCGGCGGATCGGCCGACCCCCGCATCGTCCCCTTCCGAGGCGAGTACTACCGGCTCGTCCCGGAGCGCGCCGGGCTCGTACGGGGTCTGGTCTACCCGGTGCCCGACCCCCGTTACCCGTTCCTCGGCGTCCATCTGACCCGCCGGGTCGACGGCACGGTCGACGTGGGCCCCAACGCCCTGCTCTCCCTCGCCAGGGAGGGCTACCGGCGCCGGGACCTCGTGCCGAGGGACCTCGCCGAAACCCTGGCGTGGCCCGGCACTCTGCGGATGGCCGGCCGCCACTGGAAGGCGGGCGCCCGCCAGCTGCCGGGCGCCCTGGCCCGAGGCCGGTTCGCCGCCCAGGCACGCCGCTACGTACCCGCCCTCGAAGCCGCCGACCTACGGCGGGCACCGGCCGGGGTCCGCGCCCAGGCGGTCGGACGGGACGGCACCCTCATCGACGACTTCCGTATCGAGACCACCGGCCGTGTCACCGCCGTACGCAACGCGCCGTCGCCCGCGGCCACCTCCTGCCTGGCCATCGCCGAGCACATCACGGCCCGGCTGGCGGGCACCCTTCCCTGA
- a CDS encoding FAD-binding and (Fe-S)-binding domain-containing protein — translation MARTPGTSIPPRTREDVLAALRRTVRGEVTADSGRLAQYSADASNYRRTPLAVVFPRDREDVVAAVAACREHGVPVTNRGAGTSTSGQAVGSGVVLDFSRHCNRILALDPESRTARVEPGLVLDDLQAAAAPHGLLFGPDPSTHSRCTVGGMIGNNACGSHSLAWGRTSDNVVELEVLTYGGTVLTVGPTTRAELDAAVAEGGERGRLFGAVRDLALGNLAPLRTELGRFPRQVSGYALEHLLPENDFNLARALVGSEGTCAVILSATVSLVERPAHRALAVLGYPDACQAADAVPALLEHAPMALEGLDRTLARMVRGADAKQAVAELPAGDAWLFAEIGADTPEAALAQAEALAETAARTGGFTDSRTTGDPARQRSLWRVREDGAGLATRLPDGSEAWPGWEDAAVPPGRLGPYLREFYALMDRHGLRGAVYGHFGEGCLHVRIDFDFATREGTGVFRAFLTDAARLVAAHGGSPSGEHGDGQARSEFLPLVHTPETMALFETFKDTWDPMGGLNPGIIVRPLRADHDLRQDPDRPLIPLETVLSYPEDGGDFARAVGRCVGVGKCRTTAPGSAVMCPSYRVTRDERDSTRGRARLLYEMTQGEVITDGWRSTEVRDALDLCLSCKGCSTDCPVGVDMASYKAEFLHHHYRRRIRPLSHYSMGWLPLWSRAASVAPRLVNAVTRSRLAPLIKRAGGIAPERPVPAFAEGTFLNWFRAHRATVSGGERGPVLLWVDSFNNHFSPQVLRAGVEVLESAGFEVHVPPGTQCCGLTWMTTGQLGVARKVAGRAVEALSATPDMPVVGLEPSCTSALRSDVPRLLDTPRAHAAAARVRTFAEFLLEEAPDYVPPRVGARSLSQTHCHQHADGGTGADEELLRRAGVDDTRVPSSCCGLAGNFGFERGHYDVSVAAAEEALLPALRAAAPDTVVLADGFSCRTQIQQLGDRTPVHLAELLAGSGGEAPRGGE, via the coding sequence ATGGCCAGGACACCGGGCACCAGCATTCCGCCCCGCACCCGCGAGGACGTCCTCGCCGCGCTGCGCCGCACCGTGCGGGGTGAGGTGACGGCCGACAGCGGCCGCCTCGCGCAGTACTCCGCCGACGCCTCCAACTACCGCCGCACCCCGCTGGCCGTGGTCTTCCCCCGGGACCGCGAGGACGTCGTCGCCGCCGTCGCCGCCTGCCGGGAACACGGCGTACCGGTGACCAACCGCGGCGCGGGCACCAGCACATCGGGCCAGGCGGTCGGCTCCGGAGTCGTCCTGGACTTCTCCCGGCACTGCAACCGGATCCTCGCCCTCGACCCCGAGTCCCGCACCGCCCGGGTGGAACCCGGCCTCGTCCTGGACGACCTCCAGGCCGCGGCGGCCCCGCACGGTCTGCTCTTCGGCCCGGACCCCTCCACCCACAGCCGGTGCACCGTCGGCGGCATGATCGGCAACAACGCCTGCGGCTCGCATTCCCTGGCCTGGGGGCGCACGAGCGACAACGTCGTGGAGCTGGAGGTGCTCACCTACGGCGGCACCGTGCTGACCGTCGGACCGACGACCCGTGCCGAACTCGACGCCGCCGTCGCCGAGGGCGGTGAACGGGGCCGGCTGTTCGGCGCCGTCCGCGACCTCGCCCTGGGCAACCTCGCCCCGCTCCGTACCGAACTCGGCCGCTTCCCGCGCCAGGTGTCCGGCTACGCGCTGGAACACCTGCTGCCGGAGAACGACTTCAACCTCGCACGCGCCCTCGTCGGCTCCGAGGGCACCTGCGCCGTCATCCTGTCCGCCACCGTCTCCCTGGTCGAGCGTCCCGCCCACCGGGCCCTCGCCGTCCTCGGCTACCCCGACGCCTGTCAGGCCGCGGACGCCGTTCCGGCCCTGCTGGAACACGCACCGATGGCGCTGGAGGGCCTGGACCGCACCCTGGCACGGATGGTGCGCGGCGCCGACGCCAAGCAGGCGGTGGCGGAGCTGCCGGCCGGCGACGCCTGGCTCTTCGCCGAGATCGGTGCCGACACCCCCGAAGCGGCGCTGGCCCAGGCCGAGGCCCTGGCCGAGACCGCCGCCCGCACCGGCGGGTTCACCGACTCCCGCACCACGGGGGACCCGGCCCGGCAGCGCTCCCTGTGGCGGGTCAGGGAGGACGGGGCGGGTCTGGCCACCCGGCTCCCCGACGGGTCCGAAGCATGGCCCGGCTGGGAGGACGCCGCGGTACCTCCCGGCCGGCTGGGCCCCTACCTGCGCGAGTTCTACGCCCTGATGGACCGCCACGGACTGCGCGGCGCGGTCTACGGGCACTTCGGCGAAGGCTGCCTGCACGTCCGTATCGACTTCGACTTCGCCACCCGCGAGGGCACCGGGGTCTTCCGGGCCTTCCTCACCGACGCCGCCCGCCTGGTCGCCGCGCACGGCGGCTCGCCCTCGGGCGAGCACGGCGACGGCCAGGCCCGCTCCGAGTTCCTGCCCCTGGTCCACACGCCCGAGACCATGGCCCTGTTCGAGACCTTCAAGGACACCTGGGACCCCATGGGCGGACTGAACCCCGGCATCATCGTCCGGCCCCTGCGAGCCGACCACGACCTGCGCCAGGACCCGGACCGGCCGCTGATCCCGCTGGAGACCGTGCTGTCCTACCCCGAGGACGGCGGGGACTTCGCACGCGCCGTCGGCCGCTGCGTCGGCGTCGGCAAGTGCCGCACCACAGCGCCCGGCAGTGCGGTGATGTGCCCCAGTTACCGCGTCACCCGTGACGAACGCGACTCCACCCGGGGGCGGGCACGACTCCTGTACGAGATGACACAGGGCGAGGTGATCACCGACGGATGGCGTTCCACCGAGGTGCGCGACGCGCTCGACCTGTGTCTCTCCTGCAAGGGATGCAGCACCGACTGCCCCGTCGGGGTCGACATGGCCTCGTACAAGGCGGAGTTCCTGCACCACCACTACCGCCGCAGGATCCGCCCGCTGTCCCATTACTCGATGGGGTGGCTGCCGCTGTGGTCCCGTGCCGCCTCGGTGGCCCCCCGCCTGGTCAACGCCGTCACCCGGTCCCGGCTGGCACCGCTGATCAAGCGCGCGGGCGGCATCGCGCCCGAACGGCCCGTCCCGGCCTTCGCCGAGGGGACGTTCCTGAACTGGTTCCGCGCTCACCGGGCGACGGTGTCCGGTGGGGAGCGCGGCCCGGTGCTGCTCTGGGTGGACTCGTTCAACAACCACTTCAGCCCGCAGGTGCTGCGGGCCGGTGTCGAGGTGCTGGAGTCGGCGGGCTTCGAGGTCCACGTACCCCCGGGCACCCAGTGCTGCGGTCTGACCTGGATGACCACCGGCCAGCTGGGCGTGGCCCGCAAGGTCGCCGGGCGAGCGGTCGAGGCCCTGTCCGCGACCCCGGACATGCCGGTCGTCGGGCTGGAGCCGAGCTGCACCTCCGCGCTGCGCTCCGACGTACCCCGACTGCTGGACACCCCGCGGGCGCACGCCGCGGCGGCGCGGGTCCGGACCTTCGCCGAGTTCCTCCTCGAAGAGGCCCCGGACTACGTTCCGCCGCGGGTGGGTGCCCGGTCCCTGAGCCAGACGCACTGCCACCAGCACGCGGACGGCGGCACGGGCGCCGACGAGGAGCTGCTGCGCCGCGCGGGCGTGGACGACACGCGGGTGCCGTCCTCCTGCTGCGGGCTGGCCGGCAACTTCGGCTTCGAGCGCGGGCACTACGACGTCTCGGTGGCGGCCGCCGAGGAGGCTCTGCTGCCGGCGCTGCGCGCCGCCGCCCCGGACACCGTGGTCCTGGCCGACGGATTCAGCTGCCGGACCCAGATCCAGCAGCTCGGCGACCGTACCCCGGTCCACCTGGCCGAACTGCTGGCCGGTTCCGGCGGTGAGGCGCCGCGCGGAGGCGAGTAG
- a CDS encoding nucleotidyltransferase family protein, translated as MHVVILAGGKGVRLRPYTTALPKPLVPIGDQHAILEIVLRQLVNAGFTSCTLAIGHLGEIIRAYVGDGSQWGLDIDYATEESPLGTMGPLLALRERLPESFLVMNGDILTDLDYADVLRRHQASGAPLTIATYARKVHIDFGVLTTDESRVVAFTEKPSMDYRVSMGVYGLSRATLGPYTPGLPLGFDELVLDLLKAQNLPHAYDFEGYWLDIGRPDDYDQANAEFTSRKSLLLKGA; from the coding sequence ATGCACGTAGTGATCCTGGCCGGTGGCAAAGGCGTCCGGCTGCGGCCCTACACCACCGCGCTGCCCAAGCCCCTGGTGCCGATCGGTGACCAGCACGCGATCCTGGAGATCGTGCTGCGGCAACTCGTGAACGCCGGATTCACCAGCTGCACCCTCGCGATCGGCCATCTGGGGGAGATCATCCGCGCCTATGTCGGCGACGGTTCCCAGTGGGGGCTGGACATCGACTACGCGACCGAGGAGAGCCCGCTCGGCACGATGGGGCCCCTGCTCGCCCTGCGCGAGAGACTTCCCGAGTCGTTCCTCGTGATGAACGGCGACATCCTCACCGACCTCGACTACGCCGACGTCCTGCGCCGCCACCAGGCGTCCGGGGCCCCGCTGACGATCGCCACGTACGCCCGCAAGGTGCACATCGACTTCGGGGTGCTGACCACCGACGAGAGCCGGGTCGTCGCCTTCACCGAGAAGCCGAGCATGGACTACCGCGTCTCCATGGGGGTCTACGGTCTCTCGCGGGCGACCCTGGGCCCCTACACCCCCGGGCTGCCCCTGGGGTTCGACGAACTCGTACTCGACCTGTTGAAGGCCCAGAACCTCCCGCACGCCTACGACTTCGAGGGATACTGGCTGGACATAGGGCGCCCGGACGACTACGACCAGGCGAACGCGGAGTTCACCAGCCGCAAGTCGCTGCTGCTCAAGGGAGCCTGA
- a CDS encoding NAD-dependent epimerase/dehydratase family protein, protein MRVLVLGHTGYLGGHVAGALAHLPDAVLLRAGRSPGAEFPVDLANVGVDALAGALASAAPDAVVNCAGAVGGDAVELAEVNARGPAVLCAALRRAAPGARLVHLGSAAEYGPGAEGVRVTEADATRPVSPYGATKLAGTVAVTSSGLDAVVLRVGNPVGPGAPPAGLPGRVAGLLRAAGRDPAAVLRLGDLSAYRDFVDVRDVARAAVLAVTVPGPSPGILNIGGGRAVPVRELVNSLVRTAGFRGRIEEAVREGGSARSEGVSWQCSDSTAAGTALGWRPAWSLDDSSAALWAASGAETPSAPVEGVRTP, encoded by the coding sequence ATGCGTGTTCTCGTCCTCGGCCACACCGGCTATCTCGGCGGCCATGTCGCCGGGGCGCTGGCCCACCTGCCGGACGCGGTGCTCCTGCGCGCGGGCCGCTCGCCCGGCGCGGAGTTCCCTGTCGACCTGGCCAACGTCGGCGTCGACGCGCTGGCGGGGGCCCTGGCGTCGGCGGCGCCCGACGCGGTGGTCAACTGCGCCGGTGCCGTCGGTGGTGACGCCGTGGAGCTGGCCGAGGTCAACGCCCGTGGCCCCGCCGTACTGTGCGCCGCGCTGCGGCGTGCGGCGCCCGGGGCCCGCCTCGTGCACCTCGGGTCCGCCGCGGAGTACGGACCGGGCGCCGAGGGGGTCCGCGTGACCGAGGCGGACGCCACCCGGCCGGTCTCCCCGTACGGTGCCACCAAACTGGCCGGCACGGTGGCGGTGACCTCGTCCGGGCTGGACGCGGTGGTGCTGCGCGTGGGCAATCCGGTGGGCCCCGGCGCGCCGCCCGCCGGACTGCCGGGGCGGGTGGCCGGGCTGCTGCGCGCGGCGGGCCGGGACCCGGCGGCGGTGCTCCGGCTCGGGGACCTGTCGGCGTACCGCGATTTCGTGGACGTACGGGACGTGGCCCGGGCGGCCGTCCTGGCGGTCACCGTGCCGGGTCCGTCGCCCGGTATCCTGAACATCGGCGGGGGCCGGGCCGTTCCGGTGCGGGAGCTGGTGAACTCGCTGGTCAGGACCGCCGGGTTCCGGGGGCGGATCGAGGAAGCGGTGCGGGAGGGCGGCTCGGCCCGTTCGGAGGGGGTCTCGTGGCAGTGCTCCGACAGCACGGCGGCCGGTACCGCCCTGGGGTGGCGGCCGGCCTGGTCCCTGGACGACTCGTCGGCCGCGCTGTGGGCGGCGTCCGGGGCCGAGACGCCGTCCGCGCCGGTGGAAGGTGTCCGTACCCCATGA
- a CDS encoding spherulation-specific family 4 protein, with the protein MNFLVPLYVHPAEDPGAWHRLIAAADRIHGVVLNPASGPGTSPDPAFVSAARALRSAGVHVFGYVDTDYGERPPSDVAEEAGRHRDWYGTDGCFLDRTPSGPAELPACRRLVRRIKRSGVPLVALNPGVHPSPGYLRAADLVVTFEGHWSTYVSAFSRPRWSVRQSPERFCHLVYGVPPALIPLAVRTARERGAGVSGPVTGELPNPWSELTPALSGSV; encoded by the coding sequence ATGAACTTCCTCGTTCCCCTCTACGTCCATCCGGCCGAGGACCCCGGCGCCTGGCACCGGCTGATCGCGGCCGCGGACCGGATCCACGGGGTGGTGCTGAACCCGGCGAGCGGACCGGGGACGTCCCCCGACCCCGCCTTCGTCTCCGCCGCCCGCGCGCTGCGGTCGGCCGGTGTCCACGTGTTCGGCTACGTGGACACCGACTACGGCGAGCGCCCGCCCTCCGACGTCGCGGAAGAGGCGGGCCGGCACCGCGACTGGTACGGGACGGACGGCTGCTTCCTCGACCGCACGCCCTCGGGTCCGGCCGAACTCCCCGCCTGCCGACGGCTGGTACGGCGGATCAAACGATCAGGAGTCCCACTGGTGGCACTCAATCCGGGCGTCCACCCCTCGCCGGGGTACCTCCGCGCCGCCGATCTCGTCGTGACGTTCGAGGGACACTGGTCGACCTATGTGTCGGCCTTCAGCCGGCCCCGGTGGTCCGTGCGGCAGTCGCCCGAGCGGTTCTGCCATCTCGTCTACGGGGTGCCGCCCGCGCTGATCCCGCTGGCCGTCCGCACCGCCCGGGAACGGGGCGCGGGCGTGTCGGGGCCGGTCACCGGTGAACTGCCCAACCCCTGGTCCGAGTTGACACCGGCATTGAGCGGGTCGGTGTGA
- a CDS encoding endo alpha-1,4 polygalactosaminidase translates to MTAGARPRRAYVLTAAALVAVVLAGCSAGETPGRGDTAGGPAASPSASANTGAPDDGGSEDAKDDGGGSHGTPTSAGTTTPGAAPTTRSPGSSAADRWRPRPGLAWQWQLDGKVDPSVDVPVYDIDGFENSAADVARLHADGRKVICYLNAGAWEDFRPDQGSFPRSVRGESNGWEGERWLDIRRLDVLRPIMERRVDMCRDKGFDAVEPDLLEGYANRTGFPLTGADQLAYNRMIADIAHERGLSVGLKNDLAQIPQLVGDFDFAVNEECAQYGECARLKPFVAAGKAVFHAEYEERTEDFCAESRALRLSSMRKRLDLDVWRDPC, encoded by the coding sequence GTGACCGCCGGGGCGCGCCCGCGCCGGGCGTACGTACTGACGGCCGCCGCTCTCGTGGCGGTGGTCCTGGCCGGGTGCTCCGCCGGGGAGACCCCGGGGCGGGGGGACACGGCCGGCGGCCCGGCGGCGTCGCCGTCCGCCTCCGCGAACACCGGGGCCCCGGACGACGGCGGGAGCGAGGACGCGAAGGACGACGGCGGCGGGAGCCACGGGACACCCACCTCCGCCGGCACCACCACCCCGGGCGCCGCCCCCACGACCCGCTCCCCCGGCTCCTCCGCGGCGGACCGGTGGCGTCCCCGGCCGGGGCTGGCCTGGCAGTGGCAGCTGGACGGCAAGGTCGATCCCTCGGTGGACGTGCCGGTCTACGACATCGACGGGTTCGAGAACTCCGCGGCGGACGTGGCCCGCCTGCACGCCGACGGGCGCAAGGTGATCTGCTACCTGAACGCCGGTGCCTGGGAGGACTTCCGGCCGGACCAGGGCTCCTTCCCGCGGTCCGTACGGGGCGAGTCCAACGGCTGGGAGGGCGAACGCTGGCTCGACATCCGCCGGCTGGACGTGCTGCGCCCGATCATGGAGCGCCGGGTCGACATGTGCCGCGACAAGGGCTTCGACGCGGTGGAACCGGATCTGCTGGAGGGGTACGCGAACCGCACCGGCTTCCCGCTGACCGGAGCCGACCAGCTGGCGTACAACAGGATGATCGCGGACATCGCCCATGAACGGGGGCTGTCCGTCGGCCTCAAGAACGACCTCGCCCAGATCCCCCAGCTGGTCGGGGACTTCGACTTCGCGGTGAACGAGGAGTGCGCGCAGTACGGCGAGTGCGCGAGGCTGAAGCCCTTCGTCGCGGCGGGCAAGGCGGTCTTCCACGCCGAGTACGAGGAACGCACCGAGGACTTCTGCGCCGAGTCCCGTGCGCTGCGCCTGTCCTCGATGCGCAAACGCCTCGACCTCGACGTGTGGCGCGACCCCTGCTGA
- a CDS encoding helix-turn-helix domain-containing protein: protein MVRTPLTPEERRRGERLGELLRRARGPRSMVAVAASAGISAETLRKIETGRAPTPAFFTVAALARALGLSMDELLARCAADPADPADPAEPPPATGTPPPRTGTLPLTA from the coding sequence ATGGTACGGACACCCCTGACCCCGGAAGAACGCCGACGCGGCGAACGGCTCGGCGAGTTGCTGCGGCGGGCGCGCGGACCGCGCAGCATGGTCGCGGTCGCCGCGAGCGCCGGGATCTCCGCCGAGACCCTCCGCAAGATCGAGACGGGCCGCGCCCCGACCCCCGCCTTCTTCACGGTCGCGGCCCTGGCACGTGCCCTCGGCCTGTCCATGGACGAGCTGCTGGCCCGCTGCGCGGCGGACCCGGCGGACCCGGCGGACCCGGCGGAGCCGCCTCCGGCGACGGGGACACCGCCACCCCGGACGGGGACACTGCCGCTCACCGCGTAG
- the ggt gene encoding gamma-glutamyltransferase — protein sequence MRRSVGRNVSFLSVIAVVGSLGAAAPAASVPAAPPPKSPIAVGYGGAVSSVDADASAAGVEVLRKGGNAVDAAVATAAALGVTEPYSAGVGGGGYLVHYDARTRTVQTIDGRETAPRSADSSLFLEDGKPIPFDAAVTSGLAVGTPGTPATWQKALDSWGSKPLRQVLEPAERLARDGFVVDETFRSQTAANQERFADFPATAELFLPGGRPPAVGSVLKNPDLARTYETLGRKGVDELYRGALARDIVRTVRTPPVDPRSTRVVRPGDLTAKDLASYRALRQAPTRVGYRGLDVYGMAPSSSGGTSVGEALNILESTDLSKASETRYLHRLIEASRIAFADRGRWVGDPKSEDVPTRELLSRRFADSRACLIKDDAVLASPLAPGDPRHPVRCGTGGTAAPTTYEGENTTHLTTADKWGNVVAYTLTIEQTGGSGITVPGRGFLLNNELTDFSFAPADPAVHDPNLPGPAKRPRSSISPTVVLDHGKPVLALGSPGGATIITTVLQSLTGHLDRGLPLVDAIAAPRASQRNTAATEIEPALWNSPLRGRLEALGHVFTQNPEIGAATGVQRLPDGRWLAAAETERRGGGSAMVVRPSGRH from the coding sequence ATGCGTCGTTCCGTAGGCCGGAATGTGTCGTTCTTAAGCGTGATCGCCGTCGTCGGCTCTCTCGGCGCGGCAGCCCCCGCGGCCTCCGTGCCGGCCGCGCCGCCACCCAAGTCGCCCATCGCGGTGGGATACGGGGGAGCCGTGTCGAGCGTCGACGCGGACGCGTCGGCCGCCGGTGTCGAGGTGCTCCGCAAGGGCGGCAACGCCGTCGACGCTGCCGTGGCCACCGCGGCGGCGCTCGGCGTCACCGAGCCCTACTCGGCGGGTGTCGGCGGTGGCGGCTACCTGGTCCACTACGACGCCCGGACCCGCACCGTCCAGACCATCGACGGCCGCGAGACCGCGCCCCGCAGCGCCGACTCCTCGCTCTTCCTGGAGGACGGCAAGCCGATCCCCTTCGACGCGGCCGTCACCAGCGGGCTCGCCGTGGGCACCCCCGGCACCCCGGCCACCTGGCAGAAGGCGCTCGACTCCTGGGGCAGCAAACCGCTGCGGCAGGTGCTGGAACCGGCCGAACGGCTCGCCCGCGACGGCTTCGTGGTGGACGAGACCTTCCGCTCCCAGACCGCCGCGAACCAGGAACGTTTCGCCGACTTCCCGGCCACCGCCGAGCTGTTCCTGCCCGGCGGACGTCCACCGGCGGTCGGCTCCGTCCTGAAGAACCCCGATCTCGCGCGTACGTACGAGACCTTGGGCCGCAAGGGCGTCGACGAGCTGTACCGGGGCGCGCTGGCCCGGGACATCGTGAGGACCGTCCGCACACCCCCCGTGGACCCCCGGTCCACCCGGGTCGTACGGCCGGGCGACCTCACGGCCAAGGACCTGGCGTCCTACCGGGCGCTGCGGCAGGCCCCGACCCGGGTCGGCTACCGGGGCCTCGACGTCTACGGCATGGCCCCCTCCTCCTCCGGCGGCACGAGCGTGGGGGAGGCGCTCAACATCCTGGAGTCCACGGACCTTTCGAAGGCGAGCGAGACGCGGTACCTGCACCGCCTCATCGAGGCCAGCCGCATCGCGTTCGCCGACCGGGGACGCTGGGTCGGTGACCCGAAGTCCGAGGACGTACCGACCCGGGAACTGCTCAGCCGGCGCTTCGCCGACTCCCGCGCCTGCCTGATCAAGGACGACGCCGTCCTCGCCAGCCCGCTCGCCCCCGGCGACCCGCGGCACCCGGTCCGCTGCGGCACCGGGGGCACGGCCGCGCCCACGACGTACGAGGGCGAGAACACCACCCACCTGACCACCGCCGACAAGTGGGGCAACGTCGTCGCGTACACGCTGACCATCGAGCAGACGGGCGGCAGCGGCATCACCGTGCCGGGCCGGGGGTTCCTGCTCAACAACGAGCTGACCGACTTCTCCTTCGCCCCGGCCGACCCGGCGGTCCACGACCCGAACCTGCCCGGCCCGGCCAAGCGTCCCCGCTCGTCCATCTCGCCGACCGTCGTGCTGGACCACGGAAAGCCGGTCCTGGCCCTGGGGTCACCGGGCGGCGCGACCATCATCACCACCGTGCTCCAGTCGCTGACCGGTCATCTGGACCGGGGGCTGCCGCTGGTCGACGCGATCGCCGCGCCGCGCGCCAGCCAGCGCAACACGGCGGCGACCGAGATCGAACCGGCGCTCTGGAACAGCCCGCTGCGTGGACGACTGGAAGCGCTCGGCCACGTCTTCACACAGAACCCGGAGATCGGGGCGGCCACCGGAGTGCAGCGACTGCCGGACGGTCGCTGGCTCGCGGCCGCCGAGACCGAACGGCGGGGTGGCGGCTCGGCCATGGTGGTACGGCCGAGCGGCCGGCACTGA
- a CDS encoding PPOX class F420-dependent oxidoreductase, translating to MTLQDFARSEYVSLTTYRKDGTPVATPVWAAADGDVLYVWTRSDSWKVRRLRNDSRVRVTVCDVRGRIAEGAPSAEGTARLLDEAGTAAVRGVLARKYTWKFWLVDVPATVVRLGKRPHTGIAVTF from the coding sequence GTGACCCTCCAGGACTTCGCCCGCAGCGAGTACGTCAGCCTGACCACCTACCGGAAGGACGGCACCCCCGTCGCCACGCCCGTCTGGGCCGCGGCCGACGGTGACGTGCTGTACGTCTGGACCCGGTCCGACTCGTGGAAGGTCCGGCGCCTGCGCAACGACAGCCGCGTGCGCGTCACCGTCTGCGACGTGCGCGGCCGGATCGCCGAGGGCGCGCCGAGCGCCGAGGGGACGGCGCGGCTGCTCGACGAGGCGGGCACGGCGGCCGTACGCGGGGTGCTCGCCCGGAAGTACACCTGGAAGTTCTGGCTGGTGGACGTGCCGGCCACGGTCGTACGCCTGGGCAAGCGCCCCCACACGGGCATCGCCGTGACGTTCTGA
- the map gene encoding type I methionyl aminopeptidase, translating into MVQLKTDTSIEAMREAGRVVAQILTAAREAAAVGVSLRELDAVAREVLRTAGATSPFLDYRPHFAPTPFPAVICASVNDAIVHGIPDDHRLRDGDLVSIDAGALLNGWAGDSAVSFTVGRASPDDTRLIDTAFAALDAGIAAAVVGNRIGDIAHAIGTVCRGAGYGIMEGYGGHGIGRRMHEDPSVPNEGRPGRGMPLRHGMVLAVEPMLIGGGGDDFRTDPDGWTLRTTDGSRAAHAEHTVAITEDGPRVLTLL; encoded by the coding sequence ATGGTGCAACTCAAGACAGACACGTCCATCGAAGCGATGCGCGAGGCCGGCCGGGTCGTCGCCCAGATCCTGACCGCCGCCCGGGAGGCGGCCGCGGTCGGCGTCTCGCTGCGGGAACTCGACGCCGTGGCGCGCGAGGTCCTGCGGACGGCGGGCGCCACCTCACCGTTCCTCGACTACCGGCCGCACTTCGCGCCCACCCCGTTCCCCGCGGTCATCTGCGCGTCCGTCAACGACGCGATCGTGCACGGCATCCCCGACGACCACCGGCTGCGCGACGGCGATCTGGTGAGCATCGACGCGGGTGCCCTCCTGAACGGCTGGGCGGGCGACTCCGCCGTCAGCTTCACCGTCGGCCGGGCCAGCCCCGACGACACCCGGCTGATCGACACCGCCTTCGCGGCACTGGACGCGGGCATCGCGGCGGCGGTCGTCGGCAACCGGATCGGCGACATCGCCCATGCGATCGGCACGGTGTGCCGGGGTGCCGGCTACGGCATCATGGAGGGGTACGGCGGCCACGGGATCGGGCGCAGGATGCACGAGGACCCGTCCGTCCCCAACGAGGGGCGCCCCGGTCGCGGTATGCCGCTGCGGCACGGGATGGTGCTCGCCGTCGAGCCGATGCTGATCGGCGGCGGTGGCGACGACTTCCGTACCGACCCGGACGGCTGGACGCTGCGCACGACCGACGGCAGCCGGGCGGCCCACGCCGAGCACACGGTGGCGATCACCGAGGACGGGCCCCGGGTGCTCACCCTGCTCTGA